The following proteins are encoded in a genomic region of Grus americana isolate bGruAme1 chromosome 5, bGruAme1.mat, whole genome shotgun sequence:
- the LOC129206778 gene encoding uncharacterized protein LOC129206778, with product MRGNRPGAPSSSPPGAGVDLAARLAAGGGARGAALAPARGGSSVWSGWAGGGGGDSVRKTRTGSSGRVPGVSQPAARVSSPRGSGLSRRTGVPPRDERAAAPSGAPGSACAAGEVPQKARGAVGRNGEFEFYNSTVELLLTTIKQYVLCKCSCFLFRCRSAYFPSCQLPRVVLSLPHQGTSPREGDAEGKVPLVGGQGKTSGCKEMAAAKPAQNTGAALHSHLEKIERLSTVRKDFLSSVILQRKGDRVCTATIPN from the exons ATGCGGGGCAACCGGCCTGGCGCTCCGTCCTCCTCTCCGCCGGGGGCAGGCGTTGACCTCGCCGCACGCCTTGCCGCTGGAG GGGGCGCGAGGGGTGCCGCGCTGGCCCCTGCCCGGGGCGGATCTTCGGTATGGAGCGGCTGGGCCGGGGGCGGAGGAGGGGACTCTGTGCGTAAAACACGGACCGGGAGTAGCGGCCGCGTCCCGGGAGTTTCCCAGCCGGCCGCCCGGGTGAGCTCGCCCCGCGGCAGCGGCCTGAGCCGCCGGACCGGGGTCCCGCCGCGGGACGAGCGGGCGGCGGCCCCCAGCGGAGCGCCGGGCTCGGCCTGCGCGGCCGGCGAAGTGCCGCAGAAGGCTCGGGGGGCTGTCGGCAGGAACGGCGAGTTTGAATTCTACAATTCTACAGTGGAACTGCTGTTG ACAACAATAAAACAGTATGTGCTTTGCAAATGCAGCTGCTTTCTGTTCCGGTGCCGCTCCGCTTACTTCCCCTCCTGCCAACTGCCACGGGTTGTCCTCTCTTTACCCCACCAAGGAACTTCCCCACGTGAAGGAGATGCCGAAGGAAAAGTGCCACTC GTAGGTGGGCAGGGGAAAACCTCAGGGTGCAAAGAGATGGCAGCTGCAAAGCCAGCACAAAAcactggagcagctctgcacagtCATTTGGAGAAGATAGAAAG GCTGAGCACCGTGAGGAAAGATTTTCTCTCATCTGTTATCTTGCAGAGGAAGGGAGACAGGGTTTGCACCGCCACCATTCCAAACTAA